One Fusarium falciforme chromosome 12, complete sequence DNA window includes the following coding sequences:
- a CDS encoding EKC/KEOPS complex subunit BUD32, giving the protein MAPINPETASERAQYYELNPPRRIGKGRHAIVFECLDSNKRKFAMKLFKEDSLKKVDKEIEALKQLRGGPNIIELIDAVQGDRDVNIGVVLEFVDNIDFRSLYPRFNAMDIQYYIHELLKALQFTHSRGLIHCDVRPHNVVIDHQNRKLRLIGWSSHKVYEPGDEDDRISTGPWKAPEVLLEMGFYEYRLDMWGLGSMFASMIFRKEPFFHGVSLEDQLRKISQVLGTETMNDYIENHGSDYWRQDVEQLGYCPPRAWSSFVNEDNQHVVSDEAFDLVDKLLKFEPEDRITAEEALKHPYFQALS; this is encoded by the exons ATGGCGCCAATCAACCCAGAGACCGCGTCTG AACGAGCGCAGTACTATGAGTTAAATCCGCCACGTCGTATAG GGAAAGGAAGGCATGCTATTGTCTTTGAGTGCCTCGATTCCAACAAGCGCAAATTCGCCATGAAACTGTTCAAAGAAGACAGCCTGAAGAAAGTTGACAAAGAAATCGAGGCTCTCAAACAACTTCGTGGAGGACCAAACATTATCGAATTAATCGACGCCGTGCAGGGCGACAGG GACGTAAACATTGGTGTGGTGCTTGAATTCGTGGACAACATAGACTTTCGAAGTCTCTACCCACGTTTCAACGCGATGGACATCCAATACTACATTCACGAGCTCTTGAAAGCGTTGCAATTCACACACAGCCGTGGGTTGATTCATTGCGACGTTCGACCTCACAATGTGGTCATTGATCACCAAAACAGAAAG TTACGTCTCATCGGCTGGAGCTCGCACAAGGTCTATGAGCCTGGAGACGAGGATGACAGAATCTCCACAGGTCCCTGGAAGGCTCCAGAGGTTCTTCTCGAGATGGGATTTTACGAGTACAGGCTCGACATGTGGGGTCTCGGATCGATGTTCGCATCCATGATCTTTAGAAAAGAACCCTTCTTCCACGGTGTCAGCCTAGAGGATCAACTGCGGAAGATTTCTCAGGTTCTTGGGACAGAAACGATGAACGACTATATTGAAAACCATGGGTCAGACTATTGGAGGCAGGATGTTGAGCAACTAGGTTATTGCCCCCCGCGAGCCTGGTCAAGCTTCGTCAACGAGGATAATCAACACGTGGTGAGCGACGAGGCGTTCGATCTTGTGGACAAGTTGTTGAAGTTTGAGCCTGAG GACCGGATCACAGCCGAAGAAGCTCTGAAGCATCCGTACTTCCAGGCTCTGAGCTGA